Within Caldisericaceae bacterium, the genomic segment TGGTAGATATAAATACACATAGTTTATATCGTTTTTAGGAAAGTTTGTCTTTACTAAATTATTTGAAACAATTTTCTCTACTTTAAATCTATCGTTTTTACAAAAGAGTGTTCTTTCAAATTTAACACCAACTTTGGGTATATCGTAAATCATTTTTCACTATTATACCAAAAGTTTGGCATAATAGATAAGTTTTATATAATAACTTCTGGAGAGGTGGCTGAGCGGTTGAAAGCGCCTGACTCGAAATCAGGTAGAAGGTAGCCCTTCTCGTGGGTTCAAATCCCACCCTCTCCGCCAGAAAGCCTATGGAAAAACATGATGTAATAATAATTGGTGGTGGCCCAAGTGGCGCAACTCTTGCACATTTCCTGAAAGAGAAAGGTATTTATTCAGTTGTTATTGAAAAAGGCAACCATTTCAGGGACAAAGTTTGTGCTGGCGGCTTGCCATTGGGTATTTTTGACATTTTACCTCAGAGTGTAAGTAGAGATTTTGAATATGTCCCTTATAAAACTTTCAGGGTCTCCTACAGAGGTATAATCGAGGAAAGTGTAACTTTTGATAAACCTTTTTCTTTTGGTGTGATGAGAAGTAGCTTTGATGAACATTTACGGAATAACATTGACGTAAGATATAACGAAGAATTTATATCTTTTGAGGAAAAGGCAAATGAAGTTATAGTAAAAACAAATAAAAATGTTTATTCGGGTGCTTTCCTAGTTGGTGCAGATGGTATTGGAAGTAAAGTTGCACTATTTGCTAATTTGAATAAGAAAACAAAAATAGTTATAGCAGAAGAAAAAGAACTAAGAAAAGAGAACAACTCTGATGATGCTCTTAACGTCTACCTTGGGTACAATTTTCTCGGCTACGGATGGAAGTTTACTAAAAAAGATTTTATTTCAGTAGGTGCTGGCGCTATGAAAAAGTTTTACAAAAAAGGTATTTCGAACTTAATAGATCCAACTTACGCAGATATTAAGATTTATCCAATTTCCTTATGGGATGGTGATTATAATATAGCAAAAGGAAGGGTTGCTCTTGTAGGTGAAGCATCTTCAATTGTAGACCCGCTTAATGCTGCTGGTATTTACCATTCTATCTTTTCTGCTAAACTTCTTTCGGAGGTTATATTATATAACTTAAAAAAGGGCAGTAAAGATTTTAGCCAATACTTACATTTACTTGACTCTACAATCTTTGAAGAATTTCGATATGGTATTGCCTTATCCAACGCCTTTTATCCTTTTTTACCGATGATTAAGAAGGTAATTCTTAACGAACATATTCTTGAGTTTATAATTCGGGCACAAGAGAAGAGTGGCTATTTGTCGTATAAAGAAGTATTTAAAAGATTTGAAAAGTCTAAAAGAATAGAAATAAAACTTATATATGCAATATTAAAGATTTTAAAGTTTATGTGAGGTAAGACATGAAGAATAGAACCGAAAATGTGTTTTTTGTATTTTTCTTATTAATTGCAATTTTTTCAAGATTTTTACCTTTAAAATTACCAAATGTTGAATTTTTTTCAAGTTTGATAGCTTTTACCATTCTTTTGCAAGATAAAAAGAAATTTCTCTATGCTATTCCTCTTTTGGTTATTTTTTCAGATGTTTTACTTTCATTTAAAGTTCCTTTTATGATAAAGTGGGAAATTATTGTTTTTGTATCTTGGTTTGTAGTAATTTTAGTTCAGTATGCAGTTTCAGGTAAAAAAATTTTAAACATAATTTCAATGGAGCTATTAGGCACTTTGGCGTTTTTCTTAGTTTCAAATTCCCTTGTATTTTTTATGTTTGATTTTTATCCGAAAAGTTTTTTAGGTTTTTTTGCATGTCTTTTAGCTGGACTTCCGTTTTTACGTAATCAAATTATTTATAACTTCTTCTTTTCTTTCTTAGTTTATGGAACAATACGATTACTTGAGCATGGAAAAGTCCCAGCTGAAAATAAATTAAAAAATGAAAATCCTTAAAGAATATTTTAGAGAAGAATTTTTTAGGTATATTATTATTACTTTTTTGCTTACTGTGGTTGATTTTGGACAGGTGTTTATTCCTCGATATACCCGTTCAGCAATCGACAGTATCTCGCAAAAAAATATATCAAGTTTGACAAAGTATTCTATTTACATTATTCTTATTGCTTTTGGAATAGTCTTCTTGAGATTCTTATACCAAGCGCTCCTTAGATACGCTGTTTTAAGATTTGACAATCAAATTAAAAACCGCATTTTTGAGAATTATGTCTTTTTTTCAAAAAAAGATTTAGAAAGATTTGAAATTGGGGACCTCATGTCGAGAGTGACAAATGATACTACGGCTTTAAGAATGTTTTTGATAATGGGGTTTCTTGCAATTGTTGATATCTTTATTTTAGGTGTTACTACTTTTATATTTATGGCTGAGATGAATTTAAGACTTACTATTGCTGTTGCGTTTCCGTTGCTTTTACTTTTTCCAATTGCTCTTAATCTTGGTTCAAAAATACATAGTATTTACAGAAAAATAAATACAATCTTTGCCGATATGAGTGTTAGAGTAAGAGAATTGGTCGAAGGAATTAGAGTAATCAAAGCCTTCGTTAAGGAGAATTATTTCAAAAGTTTATTTGCTAATATTAACGAAGAATACATTAAAGAAAATATCCGGCTTGTTAAAATTGATGGCTTCTTTGATCCTCTGGTTAATTTTCTTATTAACTGTTCAATTATAATCTTAATTTTTTATGGAGGATCACTCTACATTCAGGGTAGGGTTGATATTGGCACAATTGCGGCATTCTTTCAGTATATTGAAACTCTCAGTTGGCCAATGATGGCTGTTGGCTTTTCTATTGCACTTTTTAGGAGAGCAACTGCATCCCTTTCAAGAATTGAGGAAGTTTTGAGTATAAAAAATGAGTTTTCTGGTTCGATAAAAAACGATATTAATCGTATAAAGATATCCAATTTGAATTATTCTTATGATAGTAATGTCTCAGTTCTTAAGAATATAAATATCGAGTTTGAAAAAGGTCACATATATGGAATAACTGGTAATCCTGGATCGGGAAAATCAACACTTCTTCAGGCTATACTGAAGATAATAGATGTTCCCTCTAACACCATATATTTTGATAACACTGATATCAATGAGGTTTCCTTTAAAACTATTAAAAATTTATTTGCTTACATCCCGCAAGAAATATTTCTGTTTTCTGATACAATAGAAAATAATATAAGAGTAGGAAAGTATGATGCGACATTTGACGAAGTAGTCGAGGCTGCAAAAGTTGCCTCTCTTTACGATAGTATTATGTCTTTTAAAGATAATTTTAAAACTGTTGTGGGGGAGCAAGGTATTACCCTATCAGGTGGTGAAAAGCAAAGAGTTGCTATTGCAAGAGCCATACTTTCTAAAAAGCCCTTCCTTATAATTGATGATGCCTTCTCAAGTGTTGATTTTACAACAGAGTCCAACATTATAAAGAATTTAGATGAATATGCTAAAAAGTATGGTTTAACTGTAATTCTTGTTTCTTCAAGACTGAGTGCATTGATGATATCGAAAAAGATTTTTGTTATTTTTGATGGAGAAGTTATCGAGGAAGGAACATTTAAAGAGCTTTTAGATAAACAAGGCTACCTTTACCATATCTATCAAAGACAGCTTTTAGAGGAAACTGTATGATAAACACTGCTTATAAAAGGTTTGTCCCATACTTTTTAAAATATAAAATAATGCTTATAATCACATTTCTCTCTACCATCATTGCTTCAATTACTTCCGCTATTATTCCTTTGTATTTGAAATCAATTGTTGACACACTCATATCTAAA encodes:
- a CDS encoding NAD(P)/FAD-dependent oxidoreductase — its product is MEKHDVIIIGGGPSGATLAHFLKEKGIYSVVIEKGNHFRDKVCAGGLPLGIFDILPQSVSRDFEYVPYKTFRVSYRGIIEESVTFDKPFSFGVMRSSFDEHLRNNIDVRYNEEFISFEEKANEVIVKTNKNVYSGAFLVGADGIGSKVALFANLNKKTKIVIAEEKELRKENNSDDALNVYLGYNFLGYGWKFTKKDFISVGAGAMKKFYKKGISNLIDPTYADIKIYPISLWDGDYNIAKGRVALVGEASSIVDPLNAAGIYHSIFSAKLLSEVILYNLKKGSKDFSQYLHLLDSTIFEEFRYGIALSNAFYPFLPMIKKVILNEHILEFIIRAQEKSGYLSYKEVFKRFEKSKRIEIKLIYAILKILKFM
- a CDS encoding ABC transporter ATP-binding protein/permease, translating into MKILKEYFREEFFRYIIITFLLTVVDFGQVFIPRYTRSAIDSISQKNISSLTKYSIYIILIAFGIVFLRFLYQALLRYAVLRFDNQIKNRIFENYVFFSKKDLERFEIGDLMSRVTNDTTALRMFLIMGFLAIVDIFILGVTTFIFMAEMNLRLTIAVAFPLLLLFPIALNLGSKIHSIYRKINTIFADMSVRVRELVEGIRVIKAFVKENYFKSLFANINEEYIKENIRLVKIDGFFDPLVNFLINCSIIILIFYGGSLYIQGRVDIGTIAAFFQYIETLSWPMMAVGFSIALFRRATASLSRIEEVLSIKNEFSGSIKNDINRIKISNLNYSYDSNVSVLKNINIEFEKGHIYGITGNPGSGKSTLLQAILKIIDVPSNTIYFDNTDINEVSFKTIKNLFAYIPQEIFLFSDTIENNIRVGKYDATFDEVVEAAKVASLYDSIMSFKDNFKTVVGEQGITLSGGEKQRVAIARAILSKKPFLIIDDAFSSVDFTTESNIIKNLDEYAKKYGLTVILVSSRLSALMISKKIFVIFDGEVIEEGTFKELLDKQGYLYHIYQRQLLEETV